Genomic window (Marinitoga litoralis):
CTCTCTCTTTATTTGAGAAGAGTATATCATTTTTTCTTCCTCAGTGGACCATTTTTCAATTTTATTCATGGGGTACTTTTAGTTTACACTATACAGAAGTTGAAATAAAATAATAAATGTCCCAGCATTCAATTGCTGGGACATTTATTATTGTTATTATCCTTTTACAGAACCTTGAGTTAAACCACCTACTAAATATTTTTGCATTGATAAGAATAATAATACCATTGGTACTGCTCCTAAGAGTGCGGCAGCTGTAAATAATCCCCATTCAGTTTCAAATGGTCCTGATGTAAATGTTTGTAACCCAACAGCATATGTATAATTTGTTTCACTAGATAATACTATTCTAGCTAAAACAAATTCATTGAATGTTCCCATAAAAGATAAAATCGTTACAACAGCTAATATAGGTGATGCCAAAGGTAAAACTATTCTCCAAAATGTTTGGAATCTAGTTGCACCATCTATCATAGCAGATTCTTCTAATGAATCTGGAATAGTATCATAATAACCTTTTATAAGCCACATATTAAATGAAACACCACCTAGGTATACAAATATTAAACCAGATAAAGTATCAAGACCAATTACTCCAAAATAATCTCCCATAAATTTAAGCATTCCATATAATGCGATCATATACATAATAGCAGGGAACATTTGAATAAGCATTAAATATAACAATCCTTCTTTTCTACCTACAAATCTCATTCTACTAAATGGATAGGCAGCAACTGCTGTAATCATAACTGTTAAAATTGAAGTCATACCCGCTACAATAATAGAGTTTAATAGCCATCTTAAGAAAGGTTTTCTTTGTTTAGGATTCCAATTATCCAAAAGATTATAAATATTTTTGTCTATAGTTTTTAAATCGCTTTTTAATGATTTATAATTTATAATATCTGCTAAATCAGAAACAATTCTAGATGATCTTGAAATATCAGCTTTTGCAGGACCGAATTTGGAATTATATATTGAGGAAATTTCCATAATAGGTAAAATATCAGCTGTATATCCACCATAATTGATTTTTAAATAATTTATAGCATTTTTTTCTAAATCATCGATTTTATCTTTTATTTGTACAATAATGTTTTCAAACGATTCTTTACTAGAATTGAATTTTTCAGAAGCCTCTAAAATATCTTTCCTTAATGTAAAAATATTCAAATCTTTTTTTGAAGGTTTATAGAAATCAACTAATTTAGAACTCAATAAATCAGCAAGATATTCTGAATCATAAAAACTATTAATTTCTATATTTGCAATAGTTTTTAAAATAGAAAATTCACCATATTGTTTTAGTTTAGAAAACTTATCTAAAATAGGTTTGTTTTTTGTGTATATTTCGTCGTATTTAGTATTTAATTCAGAAAGTTTAGAATTTAATTCATTTAAAGAGTTTTGATATTTATCAAAATTATTTAATTTAGTTGATAAGTTATATGTAATATTATTTAATGTTTCTAAAGTGTCATTATATTCATTAATAACACTTACAAGAGTGTTATAAGCAGGTTTAACTTTTTCTAAATCAGGGTTAATAAACTCTAAATTATCTTTCAACCAAGAAAATGAATTATAATATTTTTCTATATATCCTTTATACACATCAAAGTCAGATAAGTTTTGTATATTTTCATTTATTGAAGAAAATAAAGTATAAAACTCATTAATTTTATCAGATAAATTCATTATTTCAGAAGATTCTACTTTGTTGCCTATATTATATTTAAAAATATTTACAGCAGATTCAATTTTTGAACTATTTGGGATATATAATTCTAATAATGCAGTTAAATCACTATTGTATTTTAAAATTTCTCTTTCAATATTAGATAAATCGTTTTTTAATAAGGATATTTCTTTTTTGATATCTTCTATATCCTTTTCATAATTTGTCATTAATACAAGATCTTGCCCTAAAGTTTCTTTCTCTAGTTTAGCAAAATAATCGTCAATATCTTTTGCAGTAGTTAAAATAGTTTTCCAACTATTAGATAATTCTTTAACTAATGGACCTAACTTTGAAAGATTTTCATTTGATTCAATTTTTAACCATTTCTTATATACTTTAATATTCCAAAGAGTGTAGTTTGGGTTTAAACTATATATAGTCTCTAAAGTACTATTATAATATTCTATATTATCATCGTTCCTGATATTATCTAATAACGATTTAATTTCATTACGCAATGAAACATATTCATTTAATTGTGTTTTTAAATCATTGATATTATTTTTTATATTATATTCATTATCTAAAAAGCTTTTTTCTAAATCTACTAAATTGTTATATTCTAATTCTCTGGCTTTATTAATATCTAAAATAATATTATTATCATCTAACGATTTTTTCAAATTTTCAAATCTATTTTCTATATCTTCAAGATAATCTTCGGTCTGAGTTATGTATAGATTAAAATCATTTAACTCTTTAGTTAGTTTTTTATGTGCCTCTTCTAAACTAAGACTGGAATTATCTCCTATAAAATGTAAGGTGCCGTTTATATCTTTTATTAATTCAGGAATTGTAGCACGTGGAAATAATAAATCCCTATAGTAATTTAAAGTTACTCTTGATGAAAATAATTTTGGTGAAAAAGCAGCATTATCTCTTCTAATAGATGTAGTTACAACCCAAACTAAAGGGAAAAGTACAATAATTAAGAATATAATTAAAAATATATGCCTTAATATATAATTTTTCTTTTGTATCATAGCCATTATCTGCTCACCTCTTCAAATGCTCCTGATAATTTAAAGTTGAAATAACTAATTGCAGAAACAATAGCAAATATTAATATAGAAATTGCACTTGCAAAACCAAAATCTTGACCTCTAGAACCTTCAAATGCTAGCTTATAGGTATATGAGATTAAAATATCTGTTGAACCAGCTGGAGTAGTAGAACCTGGCATTGCAGGACCGCCACCAGTTAAAAGGTAAATGTTAACAAAATTATTGAAGTTAAACGCAAAACTACTTACTAATAATGGAGTTAGAGAAACCATTAATAATGGTAATGTAATCTTTCTAAACTGTGTCCATCTTGTAGCACCATCAATTGATGAAGCTTCATACAATTCATCAGGAATACTTTGAAGAGCACCTAAAGTAATTGTCATCATATATGGGAATCCTAACCAAGTATTAACTATTAATACAGCAACTTTAGCCCAAAATGGATCATTTAACCATTTTATAGGTTCTAATCCCAAACTTGATATAACAAATCTATTTAAAATTCCATAAGTTTCATTAAAAAATCCATTTCTCCAAATTAAAACAGAAATAAATCCAGGAACTGCCCAAGGAATAATTAATAATGTTCTATAAAATATTCTACCTTTCATAAACTTATCGTTTAGCACTAAAGCTAATACCATTCCAATAACAAAACTAAATAATACACTAAGAGCAGCATAAGTAAATGTCCATGAGAATATTTTTATAAATGGACCAGAGATTTTAGGATCATCTTTTATCCTATTAAATTGATATGCGCCAACAAAAGAGGAGAAACCAATTAATCGGTTTAATTCACCTTTGTCATTATAGTCCCAAAATGCACTGTCTTTTTCTATTAATTCATTATTAGTTCTTGTGTTATATATAATAGTTTTATACTTTTTCTTATTATTTTCAAAAACAGGTTTTACTCTTAATTCATATATTCTATATGATTCCGAGAATTTCTTATATATATATCTTGAAGATAATCTATATATTTTCCCATCAAAATTCTTTAATTCTAAAACTCCTATGTATTTTTGTCTTAAAACAGAATTATAATATGCTGAATTTTTGAATGTACCTGAATCTGTAGGGGAGTAGAAATATACATATTTTTCACCCTTATTATCCTCAAAACCTAAAATATTTTCTACCTTATCTTCTATGCTACTTAAATCACTTATATCTTTTTTTAGAAATGCAGTATATGTATTTCCATTAAAAGAAACAGATAAAGTTTTATCATTTAATATTCTTAATTCTGATGAAGCGTTTTTAGCATTTCCTTTTGAATCATATACTATATCTTTAGGTTTTTCAGATAACAGAATTTCATTTTCATTATATAGTAATATTAAAAAATCTTCTGTGGGTTTAAAATCTTTTTGTTTAATAAATATTTTGAAGTTATAACTGTTAGCATTGTCTGGTTCATATAAATAATTAGGGTCATTTAATAATATTTGTATTGCTTGATCTCTTGTGAATAAATGTCCAGTACCATAGTTTGTAAAAGCTGTTCTAACAGTATAATATATAGGATAAACTGTTAAAACAAATAGAAAAAACATTGCGGGTAAGGTATATCTATACGGATACCCTTTTTTAGAAAAAATAGCTAAATTAGCTAATACTACAAAAGCTCCAATTACTACTGCTAAACCATAATTTCCTAAGCCAGAAAGTATGAATATAGACCATACTAAACCAGCATTCATGAGAGCTATTACTGTGTACAACAACAACTTTCCAAGAACTTTCATG
Coding sequences:
- a CDS encoding sugar ABC transporter permease, with amino-acid sequence MAMIQKKNYILRHIFLIIFLIIVLFPLVWVVTTSIRRDNAAFSPKLFSSRVTLNYYRDLLFPRATIPELIKDINGTLHFIGDNSSLSLEEAHKKLTKELNDFNLYITQTEDYLEDIENRFENLKKSLDDNNIILDINKARELEYNNLVDLEKSFLDNEYNIKNNINDLKTQLNEYVSLRNEIKSLLDNIRNDDNIEYYNSTLETIYSLNPNYTLWNIKVYKKWLKIESNENLSKLGPLVKELSNSWKTILTTAKDIDDYFAKLEKETLGQDLVLMTNYEKDIEDIKKEISLLKNDLSNIEREILKYNSDLTALLELYIPNSSKIESAVNIFKYNIGNKVESSEIMNLSDKINEFYTLFSSINENIQNLSDFDVYKGYIEKYYNSFSWLKDNLEFINPDLEKVKPAYNTLVSVINEYNDTLETLNNITYNLSTKLNNFDKYQNSLNELNSKLSELNTKYDEIYTKNKPILDKFSKLKQYGEFSILKTIANIEINSFYDSEYLADLLSSKLVDFYKPSKKDLNIFTLRKDILEASEKFNSSKESFENIIVQIKDKIDDLEKNAINYLKINYGGYTADILPIMEISSIYNSKFGPAKADISRSSRIVSDLADIINYKSLKSDLKTIDKNIYNLLDNWNPKQRKPFLRWLLNSIIVAGMTSILTVMITAVAAYPFSRMRFVGRKEGLLYLMLIQMFPAIMYMIALYGMLKFMGDYFGVIGLDTLSGLIFVYLGGVSFNMWLIKGYYDTIPDSLEESAMIDGATRFQTFWRIVLPLASPILAVVTILSFMGTFNEFVLARIVLSSETNYTYAVGLQTFTSGPFETEWGLFTAAALLGAVPMVLLFLSMQKYLVGGLTQGSVKG
- a CDS encoding ABC transporter permease subunit, with the translated sequence MKVLGKLLLYTVIALMNAGLVWSIFILSGLGNYGLAVVIGAFVVLANLAIFSKKGYPYRYTLPAMFFLFVLTVYPIYYTVRTAFTNYGTGHLFTRDQAIQILLNDPNYLYEPDNANSYNFKIFIKQKDFKPTEDFLILLYNENEILLSEKPKDIVYDSKGNAKNASSELRILNDKTLSVSFNGNTYTAFLKKDISDLSSIEDKVENILGFEDNKGEKYVYFYSPTDSGTFKNSAYYNSVLRQKYIGVLELKNFDGKIYRLSSRYIYKKFSESYRIYELRVKPVFENNKKKYKTIIYNTRTNNELIEKDSAFWDYNDKGELNRLIGFSSFVGAYQFNRIKDDPKISGPFIKIFSWTFTYAALSVLFSFVIGMVLALVLNDKFMKGRIFYRTLLIIPWAVPGFISVLIWRNGFFNETYGILNRFVISSLGLEPIKWLNDPFWAKVAVLIVNTWLGFPYMMTITLGALQSIPDELYEASSIDGATRWTQFRKITLPLLMVSLTPLLVSSFAFNFNNFVNIYLLTGGGPAMPGSTTPAGSTDILISYTYKLAFEGSRGQDFGFASAISILIFAIVSAISYFNFKLSGAFEEVSR